One genomic segment of Streptomyces liangshanensis includes these proteins:
- a CDS encoding HEAT repeat domain-containing protein translates to MFDPVIAPSGTLLGLLQRGRGDGTLHALAAPRAEALAALNHCVLNDPRHDWQVENRSLYYARLFLDLHGGLDAIDHHLFRAEDHFDTEESRTGLSLAVLGHLASYGRRDALDLLRRYAATGSNWAWALDELALRDDDTGLRSLALPVLARFPATPEGEAELASAVRDAFEPRPWRLWADDPRATVGGRIRAAGEQGSFDRWQRQMRPSGPRPGWSVQAVFDWAQQALDRGTPLHVPAARCLTAVAGPDDRPAIVEAARGGPDAARCASLHYLAEARDPVVLDLIEAAASSADRTVSEAAVAAFERMCGEDAVDRARGWVHRPDPLGASAAGVLAGRGGPQDAPLVLGALRETVRSEGPDAPLLWTLVDGAGRLGIACAAPVLRHVYRETASSQLRGRAARALAATDPSYATGFAVECLWDCEETTREVAALHAETADVRVAERLRRLAADPAEEAEVQTAVRSRIGPDAAAL, encoded by the coding sequence ATGTTCGATCCAGTCATAGCGCCGAGCGGCACGCTGCTCGGCCTGTTGCAGAGGGGCCGCGGCGACGGCACGCTGCACGCGCTCGCCGCGCCCCGCGCGGAAGCGCTCGCCGCCCTCAACCACTGCGTGCTGAACGACCCGCGCCACGACTGGCAGGTCGAGAACCGCTCGCTGTACTACGCACGCCTCTTCCTGGATCTCCACGGCGGTCTTGACGCCATCGACCACCATCTCTTCCGGGCAGAGGACCACTTCGACACCGAGGAGTCCAGGACCGGGCTCTCCCTCGCCGTACTGGGGCACCTCGCCTCCTACGGCAGGCGCGACGCCCTCGACCTCCTCAGGCGCTACGCGGCGACCGGCTCCAACTGGGCCTGGGCCCTGGACGAGCTGGCGCTGCGCGACGACGACACGGGACTGCGCTCCCTCGCGCTCCCCGTGCTTGCCCGCTTCCCCGCCACCCCGGAGGGGGAGGCCGAGCTGGCCTCCGCCGTACGGGACGCCTTCGAGCCCCGCCCCTGGCGGCTCTGGGCCGACGATCCACGCGCCACGGTCGGCGGCCGCATCAGGGCCGCCGGCGAACAGGGCTCGTTCGACCGCTGGCAGCGCCAGATGCGGCCGAGCGGACCACGACCGGGCTGGAGCGTCCAGGCCGTCTTCGACTGGGCGCAACAGGCGCTCGACCGCGGCACGCCGCTCCACGTGCCCGCCGCGCGCTGCCTCACGGCGGTCGCGGGCCCCGACGACCGGCCGGCGATCGTCGAGGCCGCGCGAGGCGGCCCCGACGCGGCCCGCTGCGCGTCGCTCCACTACCTCGCCGAGGCCCGCGACCCCGTGGTCCTCGACCTGATCGAGGCCGCCGCGTCGAGCGCGGACCGCACGGTCTCCGAGGCCGCTGTCGCCGCGTTCGAGCGGATGTGCGGCGAGGACGCCGTCGACCGGGCCCGGGGCTGGGTCCACCGGCCCGATCCGCTCGGCGCCTCCGCCGCGGGGGTGCTCGCCGGCCGGGGCGGCCCGCAGGACGCCCCGCTCGTGCTGGGCGCGCTGCGCGAGACCGTACGGTCGGAGGGGCCCGACGCGCCCCTGCTCTGGACGCTCGTCGACGGCGCGGGACGCCTCGGCATCGCCTGCGCGGCGCCCGTCCTGCGACACGTCTACCGCGAGACCGCCTCCTCCCAGCTGCGCGGACGCGCCGCCAGGGCGCTGGCGGCCACCGACCCCTCGTACGCCACCGGATTCGCCGTCGAATGCCTGTGGGACTGCGAGGAGACCACCAGGGAGGTCGCGGCGCTGCACGCCGAGACCGCCGACGTACGGGTGGCGGAGCGGCTGCGGAGGCTGGCCGCGGACCCGGCCGAGGAGGCCGAGGTGCAGACCGCCGTACGGAGCAGGATCGGCCCCGACGCCGCCGCTCTGTGA
- a CDS encoding glycosyltransferase family 4 protein: MRVVIVTESFPPDVNGVAHCALQTARHLAARGHEPLVIAPAVAGDDEIDAPCPVVRVPSLPLPGYPQVRVALPSRRVAATIAAHRADMVHLAGPFVLGVRGMSAATRLGVPAVAVYQTDLAGYARTYVGAGEAAAWRRIRAVHTAADLTLAPSSAAVRDLAAHDIPRVSLWPRGVDTVRFRPELRDETLRKRLAPNGELIVGYVGRLAPEKHVELLAGVCALPGVRVVIVGDGPSETSLRAALPGALFLGRTTGEELARTFASFDVFAHTGPYETFCQTVQEAMASGVPVIAPAAGGPLDLVDHGRTGTLVTPLDTDAVTRAVEDLAHAPALRASYGRVARATVEGRTWAVVGDQLIDHYAAVLGARTAVVA, encoded by the coding sequence ATGCGTGTCGTCATTGTCACCGAGTCCTTCCCGCCCGACGTCAACGGCGTGGCCCACTGCGCCCTCCAGACCGCCCGGCACCTCGCCGCCCGCGGTCACGAACCGCTCGTCATCGCCCCGGCCGTCGCCGGTGACGACGAGATCGACGCACCGTGCCCCGTGGTCCGCGTGCCCTCACTCCCGCTCCCCGGCTACCCGCAGGTCCGGGTGGCCCTCCCCAGCCGGCGGGTGGCCGCGACGATCGCCGCGCACCGCGCCGACATGGTCCACCTGGCGGGCCCCTTCGTGCTCGGCGTGCGCGGCATGTCGGCCGCCACCCGGCTCGGCGTCCCCGCCGTCGCCGTCTACCAGACCGACCTGGCCGGCTACGCCAGGACCTACGTCGGCGCCGGCGAGGCCGCCGCCTGGCGGCGCATCCGCGCCGTCCACACCGCCGCCGACCTGACCCTCGCGCCCTCCAGCGCCGCCGTCCGCGACCTCGCCGCCCACGACATCCCCCGGGTCAGCCTGTGGCCGCGCGGGGTGGACACCGTACGGTTCCGGCCGGAGCTGCGGGACGAGACGCTGCGGAAGCGGCTCGCGCCGAACGGCGAGCTGATCGTCGGGTACGTGGGCCGCCTCGCGCCCGAGAAGCACGTGGAACTCCTCGCGGGCGTCTGCGCGCTGCCCGGCGTCCGGGTCGTGATCGTCGGGGACGGCCCCAGCGAGACGTCCCTGCGGGCCGCGCTGCCCGGGGCGCTCTTCCTGGGCCGTACCACCGGCGAGGAACTCGCCAGGACCTTCGCGTCCTTCGACGTCTTCGCGCACACCGGCCCGTACGAAACGTTCTGCCAGACCGTGCAGGAGGCCATGGCCAGCGGGGTGCCGGTGATCGCGCCCGCGGCGGGCGGCCCGCTCGACCTCGTCGACCACGGCCGCACGGGAACGCTCGTGACGCCCCTCGACACCGACGCCGTCACCCGGGCCGTCGAGGACCTCGCCCACGCCCCGGCACTGCGCGCCTCCTACGGACGCGTGGCCCGGGCGACCGTCGAGGGCCGCACCTGGGCCGTCGTCGGGGACCAGCTGATCGACCACTACGCGGCCGTCCTCGGCGCCCGCACGGCGGTGGTCGCGTGA
- a CDS encoding glycosyltransferase, which translates to MNTAPVFPPASVGGGGLRIVRLANFVTPASGGLRTALQELGSGYLAAGHEPVLIVPGERETDEHTSQGRVITLPGPVLPGTGGYRVLTARRRLREVLEQIRPDRLEVSDRTTLRWTGEWARRHRVPSVMVSHETADGVLRTWGVPGAAAGRTADRLNLRSAWAYSRIVCTTEWAEREFLRIGARNVVRAPLGVDLARCRPERRDPALRERYARGADVLLLLGSRLSVEKRPGTALDALAELKARGVRVVLVVAGEGPLRAGLVRRAQAQRLPALFLGHVRDRAAMADLQAAADICLAPGPAETFGLSALEALACGTPVVASASSALPEVIGDAGRSAADTGAAFADAVQALLARPEAERRTAARTRAELFGWDRSVAAFLAAHEARALVPPARLPDPAPTPPTLRHPDGAPR; encoded by the coding sequence GTGAACACCGCCCCGGTCTTCCCGCCCGCCTCTGTAGGAGGCGGCGGACTGCGCATCGTACGACTGGCCAACTTCGTCACGCCCGCCTCCGGCGGCCTGCGCACCGCGCTCCAGGAACTGGGCAGCGGCTACCTCGCGGCCGGGCACGAACCGGTACTGATCGTGCCGGGGGAGCGGGAGACCGACGAGCACACCTCCCAGGGTCGGGTCATCACCCTGCCGGGCCCGGTCCTGCCCGGCACCGGCGGCTACCGCGTCCTGACCGCCCGGCGGCGGCTGCGGGAGGTGCTCGAACAGATCCGCCCCGACCGCCTGGAGGTGTCCGACAGGACCACCCTGCGCTGGACCGGCGAGTGGGCCCGCCGCCACCGCGTGCCGTCCGTGATGGTCTCCCACGAGACCGCCGACGGGGTCCTGCGGACCTGGGGCGTGCCCGGGGCGGCCGCGGGCCGGACGGCCGACCGGCTCAACCTGCGCAGCGCGTGGGCGTACTCCCGGATCGTCTGCACCACGGAGTGGGCGGAGCGCGAGTTCTTGCGCATCGGCGCGCGCAACGTGGTGCGGGCGCCGCTCGGGGTCGACCTGGCGCGGTGCCGGCCGGAGCGACGGGACCCGGCGCTGCGCGAACGGTACGCGCGCGGTGCGGACGTCCTGCTGCTCCTCGGCTCCCGGCTGTCCGTGGAGAAGCGCCCCGGCACGGCGCTGGACGCGCTGGCGGAGCTGAAGGCGCGCGGCGTGCGGGTGGTCCTGGTCGTGGCGGGCGAGGGCCCGCTGCGGGCCGGCCTGGTCCGCAGGGCGCAGGCGCAGCGGCTGCCGGCGCTGTTCCTCGGCCACGTACGGGACCGCGCGGCCATGGCCGACCTCCAGGCGGCGGCGGACATCTGCCTGGCGCCGGGGCCCGCCGAGACGTTCGGGCTCTCGGCCCTGGAGGCCCTGGCCTGCGGCACGCCCGTCGTCGCGAGCGCGTCGTCCGCGCTGCCGGAGGTCATCGGGGACGCGGGCAGGTCGGCGGCGGACACGGGGGCGGCCTTCGCCGACGCCGTACAGGCCCTGCTGGCCCGCCCCGAGGCGGAACGCCGGACGGCGGCGCGGACGCGGGCCGAGCTGTTCGGCTGGGACCGCTCGGTGGCGGCGTTCCTCGCGGCCCACGAGGCGCGGGCCCTCGTCCCCCCGGCCCGCCTGCCGGACCCGGCGCCGACCCCGCCCACGCTCCGCCACCCGGACGGGGCGCCGCGGTGA
- a CDS encoding SGNH/GDSL hydrolase family protein, which translates to MPGGPAPAARPGAALRAVRFAALGDSLTAGIGDPVDGGWRGWAALLGGGLGPEGGGEFRNFAVSGALTRDVEEDQLPAALDFAPDLASVLVGVNDTLRCAFDIQDLAGRLDRVCRALAAQGAVLLTACLPDPGTMLGLPAPLARPLARRQRAVNAVVHALSERHGAVHLHMADAAWVADRTLWSADRLHPGERGHRMTAARFHDLLAARGLALGPAPSLEADRPPPTRTAALAWLATAGTGWVVRRCQDLLPELLRLAGDEVRHWARGTTARLDLHAEHALSTALTALGTRPSGPSLAGTGD; encoded by the coding sequence CTGCCCGGGGGCCCGGCCCCCGCTGCCCGCCCCGGCGCGGCCCTCCGCGCGGTTCGGTTCGCCGCGCTCGGGGACTCCCTCACCGCCGGGATCGGTGACCCCGTGGACGGGGGCTGGCGGGGATGGGCCGCGCTGCTCGGCGGCGGACTCGGCCCGGAGGGCGGCGGCGAGTTCCGCAACTTCGCCGTCAGCGGGGCTCTCACCCGCGACGTCGAGGAGGACCAACTGCCCGCCGCCCTCGACTTCGCCCCCGACCTCGCCTCCGTCCTCGTCGGCGTCAACGACACCCTGCGCTGCGCCTTCGACATCCAGGACCTCGCCGGCCGCCTCGACCGCGTCTGCCGCGCGCTCGCCGCCCAGGGCGCCGTCCTGCTCACCGCCTGCCTCCCCGACCCCGGCACGATGCTGGGCCTGCCCGCGCCGCTGGCCCGCCCGCTCGCCCGGCGCCAGCGCGCCGTCAACGCCGTCGTGCACGCCCTGTCCGAGCGCCACGGCGCCGTCCACCTGCACATGGCGGACGCCGCCTGGGTCGCCGACCGGACCCTCTGGAGCGCCGACCGGCTGCACCCGGGCGAGCGCGGCCACCGGATGACCGCCGCCCGCTTCCACGACCTCCTCGCCGCCCGCGGCCTCGCCCTCGGCCCGGCCCCGTCCCTGGAGGCGGACCGGCCGCCCCCGACCCGTACCGCCGCACTGGCCTGGCTCGCCACCGCCGGCACCGGCTGGGTGGTACGGCGCTGCCAGGACCTGCTGCCCGAACTGCTGCGCCTGGCCGGCGACGAGGTACGGCACTGGGCACGAGGCACCACCGCCCGCCTCGACCTCCACGCCGAACACGCCCTGTCCACCGCCCTCACCGCCCTCGGCACCCGACCATCAGGCCCGTCCCTCGCGGGAACGGGGGACTGA
- a CDS encoding biotin-dependent carboxyltransferase family protein, with the protein MTDRALTVLRAGALTTVQDLGRYGQAHLGVPRSGALDPPALRLGNRLVGNPEGAAALETTLNGCTVRPRHTVEVAVTGAPCGVAVAGRPVAWGQSVRVPAGAVLDVGPAVSGVRSYLAIGGGVAVEPVLGSRSTDLLSGLGPAPLRDGTVLALGPRGRPAPPADAVPAPAPPAELALRVRLGPRDSWFTAAALRTFASAVYRVSSASNRIGLRTEGPALDRAVTGELPSEGMVLGAVQVPPDGLPLVFLADHPTTGGYPVVAVVREADLATAAQAVPGTPVRFVVVGRGR; encoded by the coding sequence ATGACGGACCGGGCGCTGACCGTCCTGCGGGCGGGGGCTCTGACCACGGTGCAGGATCTCGGGCGGTACGGCCAGGCGCACCTGGGCGTGCCCCGCTCGGGGGCGCTGGACCCGCCCGCGCTGCGGCTGGGCAACCGGCTGGTGGGCAATCCGGAGGGGGCGGCGGCGCTGGAGACCACGCTCAACGGCTGTACGGTACGGCCGCGCCACACGGTCGAGGTGGCCGTGACGGGCGCGCCGTGCGGGGTGGCCGTGGCGGGCCGCCCGGTGGCCTGGGGGCAGTCGGTACGGGTCCCGGCGGGGGCGGTGCTCGACGTCGGGCCCGCGGTGTCCGGGGTCCGGAGCTATCTGGCGATCGGGGGCGGGGTGGCGGTGGAGCCCGTGCTCGGGAGCCGGTCCACGGACCTCCTTTCGGGGCTAGGCCCCGCGCCCTTGCGGGACGGAACGGTCCTGGCGCTGGGCCCCCGGGGGCGTCCGGCGCCCCCGGCCGACGCGGTGCCGGCACCGGCTCCGCCCGCCGAACTGGCGTTGCGGGTACGGCTGGGGCCGCGCGACTCCTGGTTCACGGCGGCGGCGCTGCGGACGTTCGCGTCCGCCGTGTACCGGGTGTCCTCGGCGAGCAACCGCATCGGCCTGCGCACGGAGGGGCCCGCGCTGGACCGCGCGGTGACCGGCGAACTGCCCAGCGAGGGCATGGTGCTCGGCGCGGTCCAAGTACCACCGGACGGGCTGCCGCTGGTGTTCCTCGCCGACCATCCAACGACCGGCGGCTATCCGGTGGTCGCGGTCGTACGAGAGGCAGACCTCGCGACGGCGGCGCAGGCGGTCCCGGGCACACCGGTCCGCTTCGTCGTGGTGGGGCGGGGCAGGTAG
- the pxpB gene encoding 5-oxoprolinase subunit PxpB, whose amino-acid sequence MTATARAYRGTALPVGDRALLVELADGEETAAFHAELLRRRAAGTLPAVREIVPAARTVLLDGLADPAGFAAALRTWELPPPGSSRTDAVSLPVRYDGPDLAEVAARWGVSEEEVVRIHTAAEFRVAFCGFAPGFGYLTGLGERYAVPRRATPRTAVPAGSVGLAGPYTGVYPRSSPGGWQLIGTTDAVLWDVSRDPAALLSPGTRVRFTAVAGDGHEGKDR is encoded by the coding sequence ATGACCGCGACGGCGCGTGCGTACCGGGGCACGGCTCTGCCGGTCGGCGACCGGGCGCTGCTCGTGGAGCTGGCCGACGGCGAGGAGACCGCCGCCTTCCACGCGGAGTTGCTGCGCCGGCGCGCCGCCGGGACCCTCCCGGCCGTACGGGAGATCGTGCCGGCCGCGCGCACGGTGCTGCTGGACGGGCTGGCCGACCCGGCCGGTTTCGCGGCCGCGCTGCGTACGTGGGAGCTGCCCCCTCCCGGCTCGTCGCGCACGGACGCCGTCAGCCTGCCGGTCCGCTACGACGGGCCCGACCTGGCGGAGGTCGCGGCGCGGTGGGGGGTGTCGGAGGAGGAGGTGGTACGGATCCACACGGCGGCCGAGTTCCGCGTCGCCTTCTGCGGGTTCGCGCCCGGCTTCGGCTACCTCACCGGGCTCGGCGAGCGGTACGCCGTCCCCCGCAGGGCCACGCCCCGGACGGCCGTCCCGGCGGGCTCGGTCGGCCTCGCGGGGCCGTACACCGGGGTGTATCCGCGCTCCTCGCCCGGGGGTTGGCAGCTGATCGGGACAACGGACGCCGTGTTGTGGGACGTGTCACGCGATCCTGCCGCCCTGCTCTCGCCGGGGACGCGCGTGCGCTTCACGGCCGTGGCGGGGGACGGACACGAAGGCAAGGACCGATGA
- a CDS encoding LamB/YcsF family protein gives MTWASIDLNADLGEGFGRWRLTDDERLLSVVTSANVACGFHAGDAATMRRVCAWAVERGVRIGAQVSYRDLAGFGRRSMDVPSDELTAEIAYQIGALEVFAKAAGARVAYVKPHGALYNRVVHDAEQAEAVVEGVKLTGERLPLLGLPGSRLLDLAEKAGLPVITEAFADRAYTPEGTLVPRDQEGAVITDAAAVVERSVSMARFGVVTSRCGRSVNVRARSLCLHGDTPGAVDLALRVRSQLEAAGVRVEAFV, from the coding sequence ATGACCTGGGCGTCCATCGATCTCAACGCCGACCTGGGCGAGGGCTTCGGCCGCTGGCGGCTGACCGACGACGAGCGGTTGCTGTCCGTCGTCACCAGCGCCAACGTGGCCTGCGGCTTCCACGCCGGGGACGCGGCCACCATGCGGCGGGTCTGCGCGTGGGCCGTCGAGCGGGGGGTACGGATCGGCGCCCAGGTCTCCTACCGGGATCTGGCCGGCTTCGGGCGGCGGTCGATGGACGTGCCGTCGGACGAGCTGACCGCCGAGATCGCCTACCAGATCGGCGCGTTGGAGGTCTTCGCGAAGGCGGCCGGGGCGCGGGTCGCGTACGTGAAGCCGCACGGCGCGCTCTACAACCGGGTCGTGCACGACGCGGAGCAGGCGGAGGCTGTGGTGGAGGGCGTGAAACTCACCGGCGAGCGGCTGCCGTTGCTCGGGCTGCCGGGCTCGCGGCTGCTCGACCTGGCGGAGAAGGCCGGACTGCCCGTCATCACCGAGGCGTTCGCGGACCGCGCGTACACCCCGGAAGGCACGCTGGTGCCCCGCGACCAGGAGGGCGCGGTGATCACCGACGCCGCGGCCGTGGTCGAACGGTCCGTGTCCATGGCCCGGTTCGGCGTGGTGACCTCGCGGTGCGGCCGGTCGGTGAACGTCCGCGCGCGCTCGCTGTGCCTGCACGGGGACACGCCGGGCGCCGTCGACCTGGCCCTGCGCGTGCGGAGCCAGCTGGAGGCGGCGGGGGTCCGGGTGGAGGCGTTCGTATGA
- a CDS encoding MFS transporter, with amino-acid sequence MSTTQARLTKDGLPEDTGTFAWFRALGPQGRRAFGGAFGGYGLDSYDFFTLPLSMVAIAAYFGLDSGQTGLLTTVTLVVSAVGGALAGILADRIGRVRALMITVGTYAVFTVLCGFATDYETLLVFRALQGLGFGGEWAVGAILVAEYASGKHRGRTLGAVQSAWAAGWALAVIVYTLVFQFLDADTAWRVMFWTGALPALLIIYVRRNVEDAPEAARQRRESAGKGNFTTIFRTGLFRTTLFATLMSAGVQGGYYTLATWVPTYLKTERGLSVVGTGGYLAFLISGAFAGYLTGGYLTDRLGRKKNIAIFAVLSALAILVYVNIPGSADGLLLVLGFPLGFCMSAIFSGFGSFLSELYPTAVRGTGQGFTYNTGRAVGAFFPTLVGFLATSWGVGGALVFGAVGYGLAVLALLGLPETRGRELL; translated from the coding sequence ATGAGCACGACCCAAGCACGCCTGACCAAGGACGGACTTCCCGAGGACACCGGCACGTTCGCCTGGTTCCGCGCCCTCGGCCCGCAGGGGCGCCGCGCGTTCGGCGGCGCGTTCGGCGGATACGGCCTGGATTCCTACGACTTCTTCACCCTGCCCCTCAGCATGGTGGCGATCGCCGCCTACTTCGGGCTCGACAGCGGCCAGACCGGCCTCCTCACCACCGTGACCCTGGTGGTCTCGGCCGTCGGCGGAGCCCTGGCGGGCATCCTGGCCGACCGCATCGGCCGGGTGAGGGCACTGATGATCACCGTGGGGACCTACGCGGTCTTCACCGTCCTGTGCGGCTTCGCGACCGACTACGAGACGCTGCTGGTCTTCCGCGCCCTCCAGGGCCTCGGCTTCGGCGGCGAGTGGGCGGTCGGCGCGATCCTGGTCGCCGAGTACGCGAGCGGCAAGCACCGGGGCCGGACGCTCGGCGCGGTCCAGAGCGCCTGGGCGGCGGGCTGGGCGCTCGCCGTGATCGTCTACACGCTGGTGTTCCAGTTCCTCGACGCCGACACCGCCTGGCGGGTCATGTTCTGGACGGGCGCGCTGCCGGCGCTGCTGATCATCTACGTACGGCGCAACGTCGAGGACGCCCCCGAGGCCGCCCGGCAGCGCCGCGAGAGCGCCGGGAAGGGCAACTTCACCACGATCTTCCGTACGGGCCTGTTCCGTACGACGCTCTTCGCGACGCTCATGTCCGCCGGGGTGCAAGGGGGGTACTACACCCTCGCCACCTGGGTGCCCACGTACCTCAAGACCGAGCGCGGGCTCAGCGTGGTCGGCACCGGCGGGTACCTCGCGTTCCTGATCTCCGGGGCCTTCGCGGGCTATCTGACGGGGGGCTACCTCACCGACCGGCTGGGCCGGAAGAAGAACATCGCGATCTTCGCCGTGCTGTCCGCGCTCGCCATCCTGGTGTACGTCAACATCCCCGGCTCGGCGGACGGCCTGCTGCTCGTCCTCGGATTCCCGCTCGGCTTCTGCATGTCGGCCATCTTCAGCGGATTCGGCTCGTTCCTCAGCGAGCTGTACCCCACCGCCGTGCGCGGTACGGGGCAGGGTTTCACGTACAACACCGGGCGCGCCGTCGGCGCTTTCTTCCCCACCCTCGTCGGTTTCCTGGCCACCAGCTGGGGTGTCGGTGGCGCCCTGGTCTTCGGGGCCGTCGGTTACGGTCTCGCGGTACTCGCGCTGCTCGGCCTGCCGGAGACCCGGGGGCGCGAACTGCTGTGA
- a CDS encoding GntR family transcriptional regulator, with the protein MTRTGGGTPVGELADDRTLLGRTSTAERVADILRNRVAEGYFRPGERLSEEAIGGALGISRNTLREAFRLLTHERLLVHELNRGVFVRVLAVEDVEDIYRTRRLVECAVVRGLGDPPYPLDGLEAAVGAGEQAAEDGTWTGVATANIHFHRELVALAGSARTDELMRGVLAELRLAFHVMDDPRGLHQPYLVRNRALLDALGAGDRDRAERLLAAYLDDSREQLVKRYAHQVAQARP; encoded by the coding sequence CTGACAAGGACAGGGGGAGGAACACCCGTGGGTGAACTGGCCGACGACCGGACACTGCTGGGCCGTACGAGTACGGCCGAACGCGTCGCGGACATCCTGCGCAACCGTGTCGCGGAGGGATACTTCCGGCCGGGGGAGCGGCTCTCCGAGGAGGCTATCGGCGGGGCGCTCGGCATCTCGCGCAACACGCTGCGCGAGGCGTTCCGGCTGCTCACCCACGAAAGGCTCCTCGTCCATGAGCTGAACCGCGGGGTCTTCGTCCGGGTGCTCGCGGTCGAGGACGTCGAGGACATCTACCGCACCCGCCGCCTCGTCGAATGCGCGGTCGTGCGCGGGCTCGGTGACCCGCCGTACCCACTCGACGGCCTGGAGGCGGCCGTCGGCGCGGGCGAACAGGCGGCCGAGGACGGGACCTGGACCGGCGTCGCCACGGCCAACATCCACTTCCACCGCGAACTGGTCGCCCTGGCCGGCAGCGCGCGCACCGATGAACTGATGCGCGGGGTCCTGGCCGAACTGCGCCTCGCCTTCCACGTGATGGACGATCCGCGCGGCCTGCACCAGCCGTACCTGGTCCGCAACCGCGCGCTGCTGGACGCGCTCGGGGCCGGTGACCGGGACCGGGCGGAGCGGCTGCTCGCCGCGTATCTCGACGACTCGCGCGAACAACTCGTGAAGCGGTACGCCCACCAGGTGGCACAGGCACGGCCGTAG